In Vicinamibacteria bacterium, the genomic window GGTGCAACTCGCACAAGGGACCGAACATCGCGAGTCTCGATCCGGAAACGGGAGAGCTCGTTCGTTTGTTTCATCCTCGACGCGATGACTGGTTCGAGCATTTCCTCTGGCAAGGTGCACACCTTGTGGGTCGCACCGGGATCGGCCGTGCCACCGTGAAACTTCTCGCGGTCAATCATCCCGACTATGTTCATTTGCGAGAGTCGTTGATGGTAGAGGGAACGTTCCCACCTTCTTGAGGCGAA contains:
- a CDS encoding HNH endonuclease signature motif containing protein — protein: MDPALRRLVRDRAGHRCEYCRIHQGQDPFFTFPVDHIIARQHGGTTDAGNLCLSCYRCNSHKGPNIASLDPETGELVRLFHPRRDDWFEHFLWQGAHLVGRTGIGRATVKLLAVNHPDYVHLRESLMVEGTFPPS